The Akkermansia muciniphila genome contains a region encoding:
- a CDS encoding RHS repeat-associated core domain-containing protein has protein sequence MNTPVTLLEAEYPLDKWEGQLKGDQPHLNVEAPAPEKTTLWDGYIKIETAGSYEIKIGADDYGYFTLGGQTASIADPGQYRESDPVTVELEAGWHQAFLSHTNIDYKPESGNVSRFDSYLNGVQVELYDIVPAENKPVVCKKGCDGKEVCEDPDAPSGGTSPSSSPSSARMSSRLARSTVSGSSAGTNVAADASQESMYWQCNFGLFRGLPGVPGSQIEIVEEEFTERLWSPSALLFRHVLHSKLLKPTEGLSNNCMVAVRKGSLLAYYFITQGEEDNGSVGNIGYNTRLTNRARMLGEDFTPVVSNPVYIEVAEANGSKMVYSVETGDPVRFTASSGLQLTKEDFYAFMDVVYAEDGSLRQVSNISDGLASVQDVTEAGYTLALYLPSQVGAKDETTGLYAVTGEPFKRFVFARNEEGDKASVTERTPGRNDFVTTWWKNGEVWCLGKGTGDSAIHTVRTRTEVSEKEWNLLTEVRMGEEGMAVSSLMESYKSTPQGNLLMSRTEGYGSGMARTTSYEYSANGVLTKETRPDGSEVKYEQDRLGRQTLISTPYKGFAEKRVKTTYCEAKFNDHDPAEVTTILRQKNKADVQLSQTLYTYTEENDVRRVEERTTALGAEGTRLEVTETWLASAPNPYARGRLKMRQGIDGVQRVYSYEHAIRHGAAYTVTEEMQIGGAPVPGQSRRMVSFISAEGNTVRTEEYILLTDGTWSLLDSADYEFDLQNRWTRKTRGNGRITERELMCDGRVLWQRDEDGILTSYGYDSARRLVEMIRSATETAPETIISYTRDALGRAVEERKDIGAMSTVRRTAYDVLGRVSSKTDELGRVTSYAYSDDGLTTAATLPHGATLIRTTAPDGTLLYEGGTGQKELSHRIDIIEDGIRKVTLEAQAEGDPAATFREITNGYGEVIRTATANALGSFYYSRFTYDERGHLVKTEVDAGTPATAMAPTLKEYDAFGNITKETWKLDDHPDATNSRITIYSYAAEQADDGIYQIKTTTMNNSRGTTYSLTGKALISSLSTTLENRTVSTDPRGQETASWTEYAGDAKRISKNKIPGCETAESSLIVDGMTVSRTDYAGVTTSIARSYTETGIVLVSTDARGNVTTTVQDIAGRTVSVTDAAGNATTYAYGEPIDSPTVITDALGHSSCYAYDMRGRKIAEWGTALQPAFFSYDNADHLTSMRTFRTNGETITTDPRERTDGDTTTWTYHKAGGLLMRKTYPDGTHEDTAYNILNMVANTTDARGVRTTYGYDLPKGVNTSVTFSDGTPGIAYAYNHLAQMTRVTDDTGTREFSYNQYNELETETTAGLAPGILTYRKDSLGRDGGYSLDYGNATVQQTALGYDDAGRLSTVALNEAATPFTYGYNANNGLLETLNYPNTLKRWYTREEKRDLVIKVDYLRPGGQNYPAKVDYTYDALGRSVTKKDYFNTPSPDLTHAYTYNDRGELTADAMSRGGTYSYAYDNIGNREMSREGAAVPSSYETNELNQYTSIGEGEQAVFVPEHDAAGNQTKIRTATGEWSVVYNALNQAVSFTQGNKRVECRYDYLGRRVEKSVYEGETLVARKRFLYRNYLQIAELDATDTTEEVTPVLQKTYLWDPMESSATRILIMSLFDEVGTYQEDLYYTHDLLKNTTALFGIQVGRRGLYEYGPYGNVIKMEGNVAEQNPFRFSSEYADDEMGLVYYNYRYLNPVDGRWISRDPISEEVGLNLYLFFPFKNDRLGQLTIDTLSEGAIQGLAGGEIVAVARMLGFASVAAFLKAMDKSGYKLRCMPCKPPVGTQRQQCHDVEKGNKKHYKWPKHYHVFTVNQSPVRAGCRCFDKRTTVEEDPGFPPYQGRPRGGGIIATK, from the coding sequence ATGAATACCCCTGTTACTTTACTTGAAGCGGAATATCCCTTGGACAAATGGGAAGGTCAACTGAAAGGCGACCAGCCCCATTTGAATGTGGAAGCTCCCGCTCCCGAAAAGACGACCCTTTGGGACGGCTACATCAAAATTGAAACCGCAGGCTCCTATGAAATCAAAATCGGCGCGGACGATTATGGTTATTTTACGCTGGGAGGCCAGACTGCCAGCATTGCCGATCCGGGACAATACCGGGAATCCGATCCTGTCACCGTGGAACTGGAAGCGGGATGGCACCAGGCCTTCCTTTCCCACACCAACATTGACTACAAGCCGGAATCCGGCAACGTCTCGCGCTTCGACTCCTATCTGAACGGAGTCCAGGTGGAGCTCTACGACATCGTGCCCGCAGAAAACAAGCCGGTGGTGTGCAAGAAGGGATGTGACGGCAAGGAAGTTTGTGAGGACCCGGACGCCCCTAGCGGGGGAACCAGTCCCAGTTCCTCGCCGTCCTCCGCCCGCATGTCCTCCCGGCTGGCCCGCTCCACGGTGTCCGGCTCCTCCGCAGGAACGAACGTGGCGGCAGATGCCTCCCAGGAAAGCATGTACTGGCAGTGTAACTTCGGCCTGTTCCGGGGATTGCCCGGCGTACCCGGAAGCCAGATTGAAATCGTGGAGGAGGAATTTACGGAACGCCTCTGGTCCCCCTCCGCCCTGTTGTTCCGCCATGTGCTGCACAGCAAATTGCTCAAACCCACGGAAGGCTTGAGCAACAACTGCATGGTAGCCGTTCGGAAAGGTTCCCTGCTGGCCTATTACTTCATCACCCAGGGGGAAGAAGACAACGGCAGTGTGGGCAACATCGGCTACAACACGCGCCTGACCAACCGCGCCCGGATGCTGGGAGAAGATTTTACACCGGTCGTTTCCAATCCGGTTTACATTGAAGTGGCGGAAGCCAATGGCAGCAAGATGGTCTATTCCGTGGAAACGGGAGATCCCGTGCGTTTTACGGCATCCAGCGGCCTGCAGCTCACGAAAGAGGATTTTTATGCCTTCATGGATGTGGTGTATGCGGAAGATGGTTCCCTGCGGCAGGTAAGCAATATTTCAGACGGTCTTGCCAGCGTGCAGGACGTGACGGAAGCGGGCTATACGCTGGCCCTGTACCTTCCTTCCCAAGTAGGAGCCAAGGATGAGACGACGGGGCTTTATGCCGTGACGGGAGAGCCGTTCAAGCGCTTTGTTTTTGCCCGCAATGAAGAAGGGGACAAGGCGAGCGTGACGGAAAGAACGCCCGGAAGGAATGATTTTGTCACAACCTGGTGGAAGAATGGAGAGGTATGGTGCCTGGGCAAGGGCACGGGAGACTCCGCTATTCATACGGTCAGGACGCGCACGGAGGTCTCCGAAAAGGAATGGAACCTGCTGACGGAAGTGCGGATGGGGGAAGAAGGAATGGCGGTCTCCAGCCTGATGGAGAGCTACAAATCCACCCCGCAAGGCAATCTGCTGATGAGCAGAACGGAAGGCTACGGTTCCGGCATGGCCCGCACGACTTCTTATGAATATTCCGCCAACGGGGTTCTGACGAAAGAAACGCGTCCGGACGGTTCCGAAGTCAAGTACGAACAGGATCGTCTGGGCCGCCAGACTCTCATTTCCACTCCGTATAAAGGCTTTGCGGAAAAGAGAGTGAAGACGACCTACTGCGAAGCGAAGTTCAACGATCACGATCCCGCAGAAGTGACCACCATACTTCGGCAAAAGAACAAGGCGGACGTGCAGTTGAGCCAGACGCTTTATACCTATACGGAAGAAAACGATGTCAGGCGCGTGGAAGAAAGGACGACCGCGCTTGGGGCTGAAGGAACGCGGCTGGAAGTGACGGAAACATGGCTGGCCTCCGCGCCCAATCCGTATGCCAGGGGACGCCTCAAGATGCGCCAGGGTATTGACGGCGTACAGAGGGTTTATTCCTATGAACATGCAATCCGGCATGGAGCGGCCTATACCGTGACGGAGGAAATGCAAATCGGCGGAGCGCCCGTACCGGGGCAGAGCCGCCGAATGGTGTCCTTCATCTCGGCGGAGGGCAACACGGTCAGAACGGAGGAATACATCCTGCTGACGGATGGAACCTGGTCGCTGCTGGACAGCGCCGACTACGAGTTCGACCTTCAGAACCGCTGGACCAGGAAGACGCGCGGCAACGGACGAATAACGGAACGGGAACTGATGTGCGACGGGCGCGTTTTATGGCAGCGTGACGAAGACGGCATCCTGACCAGCTACGGCTATGACAGCGCAAGGCGGTTGGTAGAAATGATCCGCTCCGCGACGGAGACTGCCCCTGAAACCATCATCTCCTATACAAGGGATGCCCTGGGGCGTGCGGTTGAGGAGAGAAAGGACATCGGAGCCATGAGTACTGTGCGCCGGACGGCCTATGACGTGCTGGGGCGCGTCAGCTCCAAGACGGATGAACTGGGAAGGGTTACGTCCTATGCTTATAGCGACGACGGATTAACGACGGCGGCGACGCTTCCCCATGGAGCAACCTTGATTCGGACGACTGCCCCTGACGGTACTCTTCTCTATGAGGGAGGGACGGGCCAGAAGGAACTGTCCCACAGGATTGACATCATTGAGGATGGCATCCGGAAAGTCACGCTGGAAGCGCAGGCTGAAGGAGACCCGGCAGCAACGTTCCGGGAAATCACCAACGGCTATGGGGAAGTCATCCGTACGGCCACGGCCAACGCCCTGGGCAGTTTCTATTACAGCCGGTTCACGTATGATGAACGGGGGCATCTTGTCAAGACGGAGGTGGATGCGGGAACGCCTGCTACCGCCATGGCTCCAACCTTGAAGGAATACGACGCCTTTGGCAATATAACGAAGGAAACATGGAAGTTGGACGATCATCCCGATGCCACCAATTCCCGCATCACGATTTATTCCTATGCGGCTGAACAGGCGGATGACGGCATCTACCAGATCAAGACCACGACTATGAACAACAGCCGGGGAACAACCTATTCCCTTACGGGAAAGGCCTTGATTTCCTCCCTGTCCACGACATTGGAAAACAGGACGGTTTCTACTGACCCGAGAGGGCAGGAAACTGCTTCCTGGACGGAGTATGCCGGAGATGCCAAGCGAATCAGCAAGAACAAAATCCCGGGTTGTGAAACTGCGGAAAGCTCCCTGATTGTGGATGGTATGACTGTGTCCCGTACTGATTATGCTGGAGTAACGACAAGTATTGCCCGCAGCTACACGGAAACAGGCATTGTTCTCGTCTCCACGGATGCTCGTGGTAATGTGACAACGACTGTCCAGGACATCGCCGGGCGGACAGTCAGCGTAACGGATGCTGCGGGGAATGCCACTACTTACGCTTATGGGGAACCGATCGACTCTCCTACGGTCATCACGGACGCTCTGGGGCATTCCTCCTGTTATGCCTATGACATGAGGGGGAGAAAGATTGCAGAATGGGGAACGGCCCTTCAGCCAGCCTTTTTCTCTTATGACAATGCCGACCATCTCACCAGCATGCGCACGTTCCGGACAAATGGTGAAACTATTACGACCGATCCCAGGGAACGGACGGACGGGGACACGACCACCTGGACCTACCACAAGGCTGGCGGCCTGCTGATGCGCAAAACCTATCCGGATGGAACCCATGAAGATACGGCTTACAATATCCTGAACATGGTTGCCAACACCACGGATGCCCGTGGAGTGAGGACTACCTATGGATATGACTTGCCCAAGGGAGTGAACACGTCCGTCACGTTCAGTGACGGAACTCCTGGCATTGCCTATGCCTACAACCATCTGGCGCAGATGACCCGCGTGACGGACGATACCGGAACCCGGGAATTCTCCTACAACCAGTACAATGAACTGGAGACGGAAACAACGGCGGGACTGGCGCCGGGCATCTTGACGTACCGGAAGGACAGCCTGGGCAGGGACGGCGGTTACAGCCTGGACTACGGCAATGCTACTGTTCAGCAGACGGCGCTGGGTTACGATGATGCCGGAAGGCTCTCAACCGTTGCCCTCAATGAAGCCGCAACGCCGTTTACCTATGGCTACAATGCCAATAATGGTCTACTGGAGACGCTGAACTATCCCAATACGCTGAAGAGATGGTACACACGGGAAGAAAAGCGGGACCTGGTTATTAAAGTGGATTATCTGCGTCCGGGAGGTCAGAATTATCCGGCCAAGGTTGATTATACCTATGACGCCCTGGGACGTTCCGTGACAAAAAAGGATTATTTCAACACACCCAGTCCTGATTTGACACACGCCTACACGTATAATGACCGTGGCGAGCTGACTGCCGATGCCATGAGCCGTGGAGGAACCTACAGCTACGCCTATGACAATATCGGCAACCGGGAAATGTCCCGGGAAGGCGCGGCTGTTCCCAGTTCGTATGAAACCAATGAACTCAACCAGTATACTTCCATTGGGGAAGGAGAGCAGGCTGTGTTCGTTCCGGAACATGATGCTGCCGGGAACCAGACGAAAATCAGGACAGCTACAGGAGAATGGTCCGTTGTCTACAATGCCTTGAACCAGGCGGTGAGCTTTACGCAAGGTAACAAGCGTGTGGAATGCCGTTATGACTACTTGGGAAGGCGTGTGGAGAAATCCGTTTATGAAGGGGAAACCCTTGTTGCACGTAAACGTTTCCTGTACCGCAACTACCTGCAAATTGCGGAGCTGGATGCCACCGATACAACGGAGGAAGTAACACCTGTCCTGCAAAAGACCTACCTGTGGGACCCGATGGAATCTTCAGCAACACGCATTCTTATCATGAGCCTGTTTGATGAAGTAGGAACTTACCAGGAAGACCTGTACTACACGCATGACCTGTTGAAAAACACGACGGCGTTGTTTGGAATCCAGGTGGGAAGAAGGGGCTTGTACGAATACGGCCCTTATGGTAATGTAATCAAGATGGAGGGTAATGTTGCCGAACAGAATCCGTTCCGTTTCTCAAGCGAGTATGCTGATGATGAAATGGGATTGGTATATTACAATTATCGTTATCTCAATCCTGTGGATGGCAGGTGGATTAGTAGAGATCCCATTTCGGAAGAAGTAGGGTTAAACTTATATTTATTTTTTCCTTTTAAGAATGATAGGTTGGGACAATTAACTATTGATACTCTATCGGAAGGAGCTATTCAAGGTTTAGCTGGTGGTGAAATTGTAGCTGTTGCCAGAATGTTAGGATTTGCATCTGTTGCTGCTTTCTTAAAAGCTATGGATAAGAGTGGTTATAAATTAAGGTGTATGCCGTGCAAACCTCCTGTCGGAACACAGCGCCAACAATGTCACGATGTGGAAAAAGGAAATAAAAAACATTATAAATGGCCTAAACATTATCATGTATTTACAGTAAATCAATCTCCAGTTCGAGCGGGATGCAGGTGCTTTGACAAGCGCACTACTGTTGAAGAGGATCCCGGGTTTCCTCCTTATCAGGGGCGGCCGCGAGGAGGAGGGATTATCGCAACCAAGTAA
- the gadC gene encoding putative glutamine/gamma-aminobutyrate antiporter GadC — translation MGVFTLAMINVSAIVSLRGMPAESTYGLSSVFYYIFAAVFFLVPVSLVAAELTTGWPQKGGVYRWVGEAFGKKWGFLAIWLQWIESTIWFPTVLTFAAVSLAFMGPGQRWDEALAANKWYVLIVVLCVYWAATLLNLRGMKTSAGVTKWGTIIGTIIPGAILILLGLSYWAGGNPILLDMSWDKLIPDMSNFNNLVLAASIFLFYAGMEMSAVHVKDVNDPGRNYPLAILISAIITVLIFVLGTLAIGFIIPNSQINLVQSLLISYDSYFSFFGLGWMNWILALALAVGVLAQVTAWVGGPSKGLYQVGLAGNLPPVMQKRNKNNVQMGILLIQGCIVTLLSIMFVIMPSVQSAYQIISQLTIILYLIMYMLMFASGIYLRYREPNTPRTFRIPGGKTLGMWIVGGLGFLASLAAFLVSFIPPNQITVGSNTMYIMLLVVGTFIFAGIPFIIHAMAKPSWKRPVDPEDAFEPFGWEKTNGTHSTVTPIHPISHE, via the coding sequence ATGGGGGTATTTACGCTCGCCATGATTAACGTTTCCGCCATTGTCAGCTTGCGCGGCATGCCTGCGGAAAGCACGTACGGACTCAGTTCCGTCTTTTACTATATTTTTGCAGCGGTCTTTTTCCTGGTGCCCGTCTCCCTGGTGGCCGCGGAACTCACTACCGGATGGCCGCAGAAAGGCGGCGTTTACCGTTGGGTAGGTGAAGCCTTCGGCAAGAAATGGGGGTTCCTGGCCATCTGGCTGCAATGGATTGAGAGCACCATCTGGTTCCCGACCGTACTGACCTTCGCCGCCGTCTCCCTGGCTTTCATGGGACCCGGACAGCGATGGGATGAAGCGCTTGCCGCCAACAAGTGGTATGTGCTCATCGTGGTGCTGTGCGTGTACTGGGCGGCTACCCTGCTCAACCTGCGCGGCATGAAGACTTCCGCAGGCGTCACCAAATGGGGCACCATCATCGGAACCATCATTCCGGGCGCCATCCTGATTCTGCTGGGCCTGAGCTATTGGGCCGGAGGCAACCCGATTCTGCTGGACATGAGCTGGGACAAGCTGATACCGGACATGAGCAATTTCAACAACCTCGTTCTGGCCGCCAGCATCTTCCTGTTCTATGCAGGGATGGAAATGTCCGCCGTACACGTGAAGGACGTGAATGACCCCGGCCGCAACTATCCGCTGGCCATTCTGATTTCCGCCATCATTACGGTACTCATTTTCGTTCTGGGCACGCTGGCCATCGGCTTCATCATTCCCAACTCCCAGATCAACCTGGTGCAGAGCCTGCTGATTTCTTATGACAGTTACTTCAGCTTCTTCGGCCTTGGCTGGATGAACTGGATTCTGGCCCTTGCGCTGGCCGTAGGCGTTCTGGCCCAGGTAACGGCGTGGGTGGGAGGTCCTTCCAAAGGCTTGTACCAGGTAGGCCTGGCCGGCAACCTGCCGCCCGTCATGCAGAAGCGGAACAAGAACAACGTCCAGATGGGCATCCTGCTCATTCAGGGTTGCATCGTCACCCTGCTTTCCATCATGTTCGTGATCATGCCTTCCGTGCAGTCCGCCTACCAGATTATTTCCCAGCTTACCATCATCCTGTACCTCATCATGTACATGCTGATGTTCGCCTCCGGCATTTATCTGCGCTACCGGGAACCGAATACGCCCCGCACCTTCCGCATTCCCGGAGGCAAGACCCTCGGCATGTGGATTGTCGGCGGCCTCGGCTTCCTGGCCAGCCTGGCGGCCTTCCTGGTGAGCTTCATCCCGCCGAACCAGATTACCGTGGGCAGCAATACGATGTACATTATGCTTCTGGTGGTAGGCACCTTCATCTTCGCCGGCATTCCTTTCATCATCCATGCCATGGCCAAGCCCTCCTGGAAGCGGCCTGTGGATCCTGAAGACGCCTTCGAACCCTTCGGATGGGAAAAAACCAATGGAACCCATTCTACAGTAACCCCAATCCATCCCATATCCCATGAGTAA
- the glsA gene encoding glutaminase A, translating into MSNVPSNEQIQTALDNAYAYAKTVQGGKNASYIPALAQVPSDLLAIAVVTVNGDLLTAGSADTPFAIESISKAFNLAYVMDLIGMKELRTKIGADPTGEPFNSVMAIELHGGKPLNPLVNAGAMATVSLVNGSDSDEIWSNMIHNFNNFANTALTVNQEIYKSESATNQHNRGIAWLLDSYGYFYNTPPMIVDLYTRMCSLNITTSQLALMGACYANGGVNPVSKKRVVQDVNVPPILAEMCMSGLYDSTGDWMYKAGLPAKSGVGGGLVAVAPGKLAMAAFSPPLDPAGNTVKGQAALQSIIKELNLNLFRS; encoded by the coding sequence ATGAGTAACGTCCCTTCCAATGAACAAATACAGACGGCTCTGGACAACGCGTATGCCTACGCCAAAACCGTCCAGGGAGGCAAAAACGCCTCCTACATTCCCGCTCTGGCTCAAGTTCCTTCCGACCTGCTGGCGATTGCCGTGGTCACTGTCAACGGGGACCTGCTGACCGCAGGTTCCGCAGACACGCCCTTTGCCATTGAATCCATCTCCAAGGCCTTCAACCTGGCCTATGTCATGGACCTGATCGGAATGAAGGAGCTCCGCACGAAGATCGGGGCAGACCCCACCGGGGAGCCCTTCAACTCCGTCATGGCGATTGAACTGCACGGCGGCAAGCCCCTCAACCCCCTGGTCAACGCAGGGGCCATGGCGACGGTCAGCCTGGTCAACGGCTCAGACTCCGATGAAATATGGTCCAACATGATTCATAATTTCAACAACTTCGCCAACACGGCCCTGACCGTGAACCAGGAGATCTACAAGTCGGAAAGCGCCACCAACCAGCACAACCGCGGCATTGCGTGGCTGCTTGACAGCTACGGCTATTTTTACAATACGCCGCCCATGATCGTGGACCTGTACACCCGCATGTGCTCCCTGAACATCACCACCTCCCAGCTGGCGCTGATGGGCGCCTGCTATGCCAACGGAGGCGTCAACCCCGTCAGCAAGAAGCGGGTGGTTCAGGATGTCAACGTTCCTCCCATTCTGGCGGAAATGTGCATGTCCGGCCTCTATGATTCCACAGGGGACTGGATGTACAAGGCCGGCCTTCCGGCCAAGTCCGGCGTAGGCGGCGGCCTGGTGGCCGTAGCCCCCGGCAAGCTGGCCATGGCGGCCTTCTCCCCGCCCTTGGACCCCGCCGGCAACACCGTCAAGGGCCAGGCGGCTCTTCAATCCATTATTAAAGAATTGAATTTGAACCTTTTCCGGAGCTGA
- a CDS encoding GNAT family N-acetyltransferase, with amino-acid sequence MIVFTEEKKFTREKVQELFLSVGWISGQYPARLYKALMNSSTVFTAWDGDRLVGLVRLLDDSEMVAYMHYVLVHPDYHGRGIAGKMMEMVKEKYKDYLYIEIMPEESRNAAFYERHGFHVMEDGVPMQLCNFSNRI; translated from the coding sequence ATGATTGTTTTTACGGAAGAAAAGAAGTTTACCCGGGAAAAAGTGCAGGAGCTGTTCCTGTCCGTGGGATGGATTTCCGGCCAGTATCCGGCACGGCTCTACAAGGCCCTGATGAATTCGTCCACCGTGTTTACCGCGTGGGACGGCGACCGCCTGGTCGGTCTTGTGCGACTGCTGGACGACAGCGAGATGGTGGCCTACATGCACTATGTCCTGGTGCACCCCGACTATCACGGCAGGGGAATTGCAGGAAAAATGATGGAAATGGTCAAGGAGAAGTACAAGGACTACCTCTATATTGAAATCATGCCTGAAGAGAGCAGGAACGCCGCTTTTTATGAAAGGCACGGTTTCCACGTTATGGAAGACGGCGTACCCATGCAGCTGTGCAACTTCTCAAACAGGATTTAA
- a CDS encoding sodium:alanine symporter family protein → MLEALQNAFFQTGDTLTSWLSAFSSFLWGWPLLIMLLGTHLYLTIILRFPQRYLLKALKLYFVKDHTDKGDISPFSSLMVALAANIGAGNIIGVGVAIAAGGPGAIFWCWLTGVLGMATRYSEGLLAIKYRVENPDGNMSGGPMFVLERGMKCKWLGVAFAVFTAVAAFGIGNLTQGNAAAEQLHHAFAIPSWGTAVVLTILTALVMLGGIRSIAKVCAFFVPFMAVIYIIGCVYILAVQSHYILPAIRYILDCAFTGEAAAGGVVGAAVMTAMRTGVARGLFSNEAGLGSAAIASAAAQNRNPVRQALISSSGPFWDTVVICALTGIVLTTSILAHPDISSGDGPRLTTLAFSKIPYVGSPLLTVSLVTFVVSTILGWSYFGEKALEYLGGIRLITPYRVIWVAAVFTGCVSKIDLVWVFADCANGLMALPNLISLLALSGVLVQQTRYYLWQHRLDDYDESHIPEGK, encoded by the coding sequence ATGCTTGAAGCCCTGCAAAACGCCTTTTTCCAGACCGGGGACACACTCACGTCCTGGCTGTCCGCCTTCAGCAGTTTCCTGTGGGGATGGCCTCTGCTCATCATGCTGCTGGGCACGCACCTGTACCTGACCATCATTCTGCGTTTTCCGCAGCGTTATCTGCTCAAGGCCCTGAAACTGTATTTTGTGAAAGACCATACGGACAAGGGAGACATTTCCCCGTTCAGTTCCCTGATGGTGGCCCTGGCCGCCAACATCGGCGCGGGCAATATCATCGGCGTGGGGGTGGCGATTGCCGCCGGGGGGCCGGGGGCCATTTTCTGGTGCTGGCTGACGGGCGTTCTTGGCATGGCTACACGGTATTCGGAAGGGCTGCTCGCCATCAAGTACCGCGTGGAAAACCCGGACGGCAACATGAGCGGAGGCCCCATGTTTGTGCTGGAACGCGGCATGAAATGCAAATGGCTCGGGGTAGCCTTTGCCGTATTCACGGCCGTTGCCGCCTTCGGCATCGGCAACCTGACGCAGGGGAACGCGGCAGCGGAACAGCTCCACCACGCTTTTGCCATTCCTTCCTGGGGAACGGCTGTGGTGCTGACCATCCTGACGGCCCTGGTGATGCTGGGTGGCATCCGGAGCATTGCCAAGGTATGCGCCTTCTTCGTCCCGTTCATGGCAGTCATTTACATCATAGGCTGCGTCTACATCCTGGCCGTGCAGTCCCACTACATTCTTCCGGCCATCCGTTACATTCTGGACTGCGCCTTTACCGGGGAAGCTGCCGCCGGGGGCGTGGTGGGCGCCGCCGTCATGACGGCCATGCGGACCGGCGTGGCCCGCGGCCTCTTTTCCAATGAAGCCGGGCTGGGTTCCGCCGCCATTGCCTCTGCCGCCGCCCAGAACCGCAACCCCGTACGGCAGGCGCTCATTTCTTCCAGCGGCCCGTTCTGGGATACCGTGGTCATCTGTGCCCTGACGGGCATTGTGCTGACTACCAGCATCCTGGCCCATCCGGACATCTCGTCCGGTGATGGTCCCCGGCTCACTACCCTGGCATTCAGTAAAATCCCTTATGTGGGCTCCCCTCTCCTGACGGTCAGCCTGGTCACCTTTGTGGTTTCCACCATTCTGGGCTGGTCCTACTTTGGTGAAAAAGCCCTGGAATACCTGGGGGGCATCCGGCTGATCACGCCTTACCGCGTCATCTGGGTGGCGGCGGTCTTCACCGGCTGCGTTTCCAAGATAGACCTGGTATGGGTCTTTGCAGACTGCGCCAACGGCCTGATGGCCCTTCCCAACCTCATTTCGCTGCTGGCCCTTTCCGGAGTGCTTGTCCAGCAAACGCGGTACTACCTTTGGCAGCACAGGCTGGACGATTATGACGAATCCCACATTCCGGAAGGCAAATAA
- the prfA gene encoding peptide chain release factor 1 codes for MDYTPLIEKRRQRLEELETVIAEPDFFNDQKRASETMREHRRLKELMETWDALNATEQQLADNQELAKTDDPELAELAALEIPELETALEKLRSDVQYSLLPRDTTEDRDAIIEIRAGTGGDEASLFAGDLLRMYQRFAEERGWRFEHLESSPSDVGGFKEVVCRIAGDEVFRFLKYEGGVHRVQRVPATETQGRIHTSTATVAVMPEAEEVDIEIRPEDLRIEVCRSGGAGGQHVNKTESAVQIWHIPTGVYVRCEEERSQMKNREKGMKILRAKLFEAKKREEAEKYSAARRSLIGSGGREEKIRTYNFPQNRLTDHRIGYTSHNLDGILMGQMEDLIMALQHAEMQERLAEAGMS; via the coding sequence ATGGATTACACACCTCTCATTGAAAAACGCCGCCAGCGCCTGGAAGAATTGGAAACGGTCATTGCCGAACCGGATTTTTTCAATGACCAGAAGAGGGCCTCGGAAACCATGAGGGAGCACCGCCGCCTGAAGGAACTGATGGAAACGTGGGATGCCCTGAATGCCACGGAACAGCAATTGGCGGACAACCAGGAACTGGCGAAGACGGATGATCCGGAACTGGCGGAGCTGGCCGCTCTGGAGATTCCGGAACTGGAAACGGCGCTGGAAAAACTGCGCAGCGACGTTCAGTACAGCCTTCTTCCCCGCGACACGACGGAAGACCGGGACGCCATTATTGAAATCCGCGCCGGTACGGGCGGGGATGAAGCCTCCCTGTTCGCCGGGGACCTTCTCCGGATGTACCAGCGTTTTGCGGAAGAACGCGGCTGGCGCTTCGAACACCTGGAAAGCAGCCCTTCCGACGTAGGCGGCTTCAAGGAAGTCGTCTGCCGCATTGCCGGGGATGAAGTCTTCCGCTTCCTGAAATATGAGGGCGGCGTGCACCGTGTGCAGCGCGTGCCCGCTACGGAAACGCAGGGGCGCATTCACACGTCCACCGCCACCGTAGCCGTCATGCCGGAAGCGGAAGAAGTGGACATTGAAATCCGCCCGGAGGACCTCCGCATTGAAGTATGCCGTTCCGGAGGAGCCGGGGGCCAGCACGTGAACAAGACGGAATCCGCCGTGCAGATCTGGCACATTCCCACGGGCGTCTATGTCCGTTGTGAGGAAGAACGCAGCCAGATGAAAAACCGTGAGAAAGGCATGAAGATTCTGCGCGCCAAGCTTTTTGAAGCCAAGAAGCGGGAAGAGGCGGAAAAATATTCCGCCGCACGCCGTAGCCTCATCGGGTCCGGAGGCCGTGAAGAAAAAATCCGGACATACAATTTCCCGCAAAACCGCCTGACGGACCACCGCATCGGCTACACCTCCCACAATCTGGACGGCATCCTGATGGGGCAGATGGAAGACCTGATCATGGCTCTCCAGCATGCGGAAATGCAGGAACGCCTGGCGGAAGCCGGCATGTCCTAA